Proteins co-encoded in one Bos taurus isolate L1 Dominette 01449 registration number 42190680 breed Hereford chromosome X, ARS-UCD2.0, whole genome shotgun sequence genomic window:
- the NDUFA1 gene encoding NADH dehydrogenase [ubiquinone] 1 alpha subcomplex subunit 1 — protein MWFEVLPGIAVMGVCLFIPGMATARIHRFSNGGKEKRVAHYPYQWYLMERDRRVSGVNRSYVSKGLENID, from the exons ATGTGGTTCGAGGTTCTTCCCGGGATCGCCGTTATGGGCGTGTGCTTGTTCATCCCGGGAATGGCCACCGCGCGCATCCACAGGTTCAGTAACGGCGGCAAG GAAAAAAGGGTTGCCCATTATCCATATCAGTGGTATTTGATGGAAAGAGATAGGCGCGTCTCTGGAGTAAACCGTTCCTATGTGTCAAAG GGTTTGGAGAACATTGATTAA
- the RNF113A gene encoding E3 ubiquitin-protein ligase RNF113A (The RefSeq protein has 1 substitution compared to this genomic sequence) has product MAEQLSPGKTTDQVCTFLFKKPGRKVAAGRRKRPICNQESGDSSSSSDEGNTVVRPEKKRAVHNPMIQKTRGSGKQKVAYGDLSSEEEEENKSESLGVVYKSTRSAKPVGPEDMGATAVYELDTEKERDAQAIFERSQKIQEELRGQEDDKIYRGINNYQKFMKPKDTSMGNASSGMVRKGPIRAPEHLRATVRWDYQPDICKDYKETGFCGFGDSCKFLHDRSDYKHGWQIERELDEGRYGVYEDENYEVGSDEEEIPFKCFICRQTFQNPVVTKCRHYFCESCALQHFRTTPRCYVCDQQTNGVFNPAKELIAKLEKHRAAEGGGASGFPEDPDEDPVPIT; this is encoded by the coding sequence ATGGCCGAGCAACTTTCCCCAGGAAAGACGACAGACCAGGTGTGCACCTTTCTTTTCAAAAAGCCTGGGCGAAAAGTGGCTGCAGGCCGCAGAAAGCGCCCGATCTGCAACCAGGAGTCCggagacagcagcagcagcagtgacgaAGGGAACACTGTGGTTCGCCCGGAAAAGAAGCGAGCGGTCCACAATCCGATGATACAGAAGACCCGTGGCAGTGGTAAACAGAAGGTGGCTTACGGCGACCTGAGtagcgaggaggaggaggagaacaaATCCGAGAGTCTCGGCGTGGTCTATAAGTCCACTCGCTCGGCGAAACCCGTGGGGCCAGAAGATATGGGGGCGACTGCTGTCTACGAGCTAGACACAGAGAAGGAGCGTGACGCACAAGCCATCTTTGAGCGCAGCCAGAAGATCCAGGAGGAGCTGAGGGGCAAGGAAGATGACAAGATCTATCGGGGAATCAATAATTATCAAAAATTCATGAAACCCAAGGATACGTCTATGGGCAATGCTTCCTCCGGAATGGTGAGGAAGGGCCCCATCCGAGCTCCCGAGCATCTGCGTGCCACCGTGCGCTGGGATTACCAGCCCGACATTTGTAAGGACTACAAGGAGACTGGCTTTTGCGGCTTCGGAGACAGCTGCAAATTCCTCCATGACCGTTCAGATTACAAGCACGGGTGGCAGATCGAACGCGAGCTTGATGAGGGTCGCTATGGTGTCTATGAGGACGAAAACTATGAAGTGGGAAGCGATGAGGAGGAAATACCATTCAAGTGTTTCATCTGTCGCCAGACCTTCCAAAACCCAGTTGTCACCAAGTGCAGGCATTATTTCTGCGAGAGCTGCGCGCTGCAGCATTTCCGCACCACCCCGCGCTGCTATGTCTGTGATCAGCAGACCAATGGCGTCTTCAATCCAGCGAAAGAATTGATTGCTAAACTGGAGAAGCACCGAGCTGCAGAAGGAGGTGGTGCTTCAGGTTTCCCAGAAGACCCCGATGAGGATCCAGTTCCCATTACTTAA